The Rickettsia endosymbiont of Gonocerus acuteangulatus nucleotide sequence ATCTTTTAAAGGACGGGTAGTTTTAACTGGTATAGGTAAAAGTGGTTATATTGCAAAGAAAATAGCCGCAAGCTTTTCTTCAACTGGTATGCCAGCTTTTTATATACATCCAGCGGAAGCAAGTCACGGCGACCTTGGAATGATTACTAAAGATGATTTAGTAATTATGCTTTCTAATTCCGGTGAAACTAAGGAATTATTTAACATCATTAAATATTGCAAAGATTTTTCTGTAAAAATTGCTGCAATGACAATGAATAAAAATTCTACTTTAGCCGCAAATAGTGATTTCTTACTTATAGTGCCTGAATATTCAGAAGCTTCAATAATTGGAGCTCCTACAGTTTCATCTTTAATAATGCTATCACTTGGCGATGCATTAATGACTGTCATACATGAAGTAAAAGGTTTTACCAAAGATGATTTCAAGTCATATCATCCTGGCGGTAGTATAGGGGCTAATTTGACAGAAATTAAACATTTAATGCGTAGCGGTGACCAAATACCTTTAGTGTATGAAGACACACCTTTTGCTGAAACTATAATTGTTATGAATAAAAAACGCTTAGGTTGTACTCTAGTAATAGGTAAAACTGAGAATTTAGTAGGGATTATAACAGATGGTGATTTACGTCGTCACATTAACGATCAAATTCATTTAAAAACGGCTTCAGATATTATGACTAAAAATCCTGTATATATCTCATCTGCAATATTTGCAAAAGAAGTTTTAGATTTAATGAAAGCTAAAAATATTACTAATTTACCTATTGTTGACAATAATATCATTATAGGCATTACTCATATACATGATTTATTGCGAGCAGGAGTCAATTAGTATATGCCCTCTTCTTATAAAAGACGGAAAAAATTTTGGAAATTTACTAATTTCCTAATTATACTTGGAATTTTATATGCAGGATATATATTAGTTAAAAGTAGTTACCCTATCGAAGAAAATAATACTAATATTGTAGAAAAAGCTTCAGAAAAAAACCTTGACTTAAAATATAATATTATATTAAAAGATTCAATTTTTGAGGGGGTAGATAAAAATTTAAATAGCTATTTAGTTAAAGCTGAGCAAGCTATAAAAGATTCGGATAACAAGTATAAATTAGATATAATAAACGGCACATATAACGTAAATCAAAACCAATCAGTTACTGTTTATGCAAAAGAAGGGTTTTTAAACGAAGAGTCGCATATATTAGATTTAAAAAATGATGTAAAATTTTATTTTGAAGATATGATATTTGACACTAATAATGCAAGAATCAATTTAATAAATAAAAGCATAATTAGCAACTCTCCTGCTACATTATTTCATAAAAACTCTACTATTACTTCAGATAGTTTTAACACGCAAGACGACAATAATATTATAATTTTTAAAGGCAATGTCTACACAACTATTGATCTATCGAATTATTAAACTTGTAATATTCTTTACTATTAGTATCTCAACATATGCTGACGATAAGGAAGTTTCAAACTTACATATTACATCTGATACTTTAATCATTAACAGAGTGAAACAAAAGGCAGAATACCTTGGAAATGTCGTTGTTTATTTTGATAATGCGATACTTAGAACAGAAGAATTATATATTTTTTATAAAACTATAGATAATAAACAAACAATTGATTATATAGTTGTTCCAACTAAATTGAGTGTTGAGAAAAAAATTAATAATGAGTTATTACTTGCTGATTCAGGGAAATATTTTTTAGATAATAAACAACTCATTTTACTTGGTAATGTTGTATTAGAACGTAATAATAATATTTTAAAAACTAATAAACTTATTTATTATGTGGATATTATTAATAAAAATAGTAAGAAAATAAACTAAATGGACAGCTTACAAGTTAAAAATATATCAAAATCCTATAAAAAGAGAACCATATTAAGCGATATATCTCTTAATGTAAAACAAGGTGAAATAGTTGGGTTATTTGGTCCGAACGGGGCTGGTAAAACAACTTGTTTTAACATCATTATTGGCTTAATGAAAGCAGATTCCGGACAGTTATTGTTAAATGATATTAATATAACTAATTTGCCGATTTATTTAAGAGCAAGGCTTGGTATTGGTTACCTTCTTCAAGAACCTTCAATTTTTCGAGGCTTATCGGTTGAAGATAATATTAAAGCTATAATTGAAATATCTGAAAATGATAAAGAAATAATTGAGCAAAAAACTCATAATTTACTGGAAAAATTTTCTATAATACATTTAAAGGATCTATCGGCTGCTAGCCTATCGGGCGGTGAAAGACGCAGGCTTGAGATTGCAAGATCGCTTGCAATAGAGCCAAAATTTATCATGCTTGATGAACCACTTGCCGGTATTGATCCCCTAGCTATTTCCGATATCAAAAATCTAATTACTTACTTACGTGAATTCAATATCGGTATTCTAATTACTGATCATAACGTACGTGATACTTTAGATATAGTTGACCGAGCATATGTTATTTTTGAAGGGAAAGTGTTATTGGAAGGAAGTAGCAAAGAAATAGCAAATAGCAAGAAAGTTAAAGAGGTTTATCTGGGCGAGAGCTTTAGCCTTTAAGATATAATGACATAGAAGCCATACAACAAAGCTTGCTCAATTAACAAAATATATACTACTAATAAACGAATAGTTAGTAGACGCAGTTTTATTTGGAAAAGAGCAAGGTGTCTTGAAGCTGATAACCGCAGCGTATACTTAATACGTGAGGATTATCAGCAAAAGACTTTGTCGCCAATTTTTCAAATAAAACGAGTATACATTTATGAACATTAACAAAGACATTTTTAGGGCTTATGACATAAGAGGTAATAGCCTTACCGATCTAACAGCAGAAGTAGCTTATAAGGTTGGTTTTTGCTTTGCAAAGATGACCATAAAGGATAACAATAACAAAATCTGCGTTGGTATGGATGGGCGGCTTAGCTCCCCTACCCTTTATAAAGCTTTAGAAATGGGTTTAATTGATGCAGGAGCTGAGGTTATAAATATTGGCGTTGTCCCAAGTCCAGTTCTATATTTCGCTGATAAAAAATTTACCCCAGCTGGTAGTATTATGGTTACCGGTTCACATAACCCTCGTGATGATAACGGCTTTAAAATAATACAACATGGCAAATCTTTTTTTGGTTCTCAAATACAGGATTTATTAACAGAGATTTTAAATACTGACTTCAATGTCATTCCTGCGGAAGCAGGAATCCAGCTTAATATGAATATGGATTCCCGCTTTTGCGGGAATGACACGAAAGGCGGGAATGACATAAAATTAAAATACCTAAATCGTATTCTAGAAAAAATAACAGTAAATTTCAACCTAAAAGTAGCTTGGGACCCTGGTAACGGAGCAACCGGAAACATTATTGAAGAGCTAAAAAATCATTTAAATAATGAAAACATAATTATTAATAGTAAGATTGATGGAAACTTTCCAAGTCATCATCCTGATCCTACTAAGGCTGATAATTTACAAGAATTAATTAAACTAGTTAAAGAACAAAATTGCGATCTTGGTATAGCTTTTGATGGCGATGGCGATAGAATTGGCATTGTAAGCTCAAGCGGTAAGATGTTATTTGGTGATCAAATTTTATGTATTTTTGCTGAGGATATTTTAAAAGAAAACCCAAATGCTACTATAATACTTGATGTAAAAGCTAGCCAGCTTATAGCCGATAGAATCAAATTATATGGTGGGCAAGCTATAATATGGCGAACCGGTCATCCATTTATTAAAAGTAAAATGGCTGAATCAAAGGCTTTACTAGCTGGTGAGATGAGCGGGCATATATTCTTTGCTGATAAATATTTCGGTTTTGACGACGCAATCTATGCAGCATTAAGATTTTTGGATTTACTCACTAGATCAAGCAAAACTTTAGACGAAATAATAGATGAGCTACCAAAAAGCTATAATACACCTGAAATTAAAATTTTTGTTTCTTCTGAGTTAAAACTACAAATTATTGAAGAAATCAAAGAAAAATTACTAAAGGATAAAATAGAGTTTAATGATATTGATGGAGTACGAGTAAATACGGAAGATGGTTGGTGGTTATTGCGTAGCTCTAATACTGAATCTGCCATTATCGCAAGAGCTGAATCAAAAAGTGCTGAAAAACTAGAAGAGTTAAAAACGATGATTAATCAATTATTTAAGCAAGTACGGGCCTAATATTTAAGTGCAAAAAAAAGAAATAATCATCTTATGTGGTCCTACTGCTAGTGGAAAATCTTACTTAGGTCACACACTTGCTAAAGCGTACGGCGGGGAAATAATAAATATCGACTCAATGCAGGTTTATAAAGAAATTCTAATTATTACCGCTTCCCCTCCGGAAAGCTATAAAAGCGAAGTTCCTTATCATTTATATAACTTCTTATCTATCACTGAAGATTTTTCGGTAGTAAAATATCTAAAACTTGCTGCCGAAAAAATAAATCAGGTAACTGCTAGCGGTAAGCTTCCTATATTAATAGGTGGCACGGGATTATATATTAACTCCTTAGTTTTTGGATATAATAATATTCCTGATATATCCGATGATTTACGACAACAGGTAAGAAAGCTGCATAATGAAATAGGCAATATAGAGCTACATAATAGTCTTACAAAGCTTGATCCGCTAGCTTCATCTAAAATTAATCAATCAGACACTCAAAGGCTAATTAGAGCTTATGAAGTAGTACTGCAAACCGGTAAGTCTATTTTCTCTTTCCAAACTTTGCCAAAAGAACAAATCTTATCTGAATTTAATTTTAAAATTATCTTCTTAAACCCTGAGAGAAAATTTTTATATAAAATATGTGATGAACGTTTAGCTAATATATTTAAATATGGTGCAATAGACGAAATTGCTTTAATGAAAAAACAATTCAATCCTGATTATCTAAATTTAAAAGCTGTAGGTATAAAAGAAATTTTGGCTTATCTAGAAAACAAACTAACTTTGGGTGAAGCTTTAAACCTAGCTCAAACACGAACACGCAGATATGCTAAAAGACAAATCACTTGGTTTAAGCATCAGATAAAAGAAAAAATAACTTTAGACTATTCTAACGAAGAAGAGTTTTTACAAGTAACTCGAAAACTTTCTATTCTTATTAATTTGCCAAATAGCAATAAATAATAGACCAGTAGTAAATATTTGAAGTATTTGCAATATTATACCTAATACCGGTACAAAAGGAACAACCGGCTGCAGTAATATCGGCACTCCACTTGAAAACATTACTAATCTTGTAGCATCTTGTACTGAGACTTTATTAAATAATAATTTGAATGTGACGCATACTAATAATATTATAATACTTCTTTCTAAAAAGAATGTTACAAACCAAAATAATATAATAGCTGGCATACCAAGATAAATAAATAAATTTGGTAAATGCATTAAATTATCGGCAAAATATTTTTTTATTATTTCAGGAGTTAAAGTTATCTGACTTTGATCGAATAAACTTGAGTAATTAATTGTACGAGGAAAGCTTTTTTTAGTATTATCTATTGCAAAATTTATTGTAAGTTTATCTGCCTCAATTACAAATGGTATCTTGCTTTTTTCTCTAATTGAAACCTGATTTTTTGTATCAATAACAGCTACTTTATCATTATTTTTATTATATAAATAAATAGGTTCTTCATCTTTTACAGAAATTCGTGAATTAGCATATTGCATTTCCGGTAATTGATTGATGATATATTCAATATTATCGGTCGTTTTTGTCTGTTTTGTTCCGTTAAAGCTATCTTTCAAGGTTATTAAATAATTTAATATAAAGATACAATAAATTATTGCCGGAATGAAAGACACAATAAATAAATACCTTATTCCATAACCATGATATTTTTGATATACGTCTTTATAGAACTCTATAGAGCTAATTGATAGACGTAATTGGCGGAGTAATGTATTCAATCCTCCTAATATATATGATAACAGATACATTATTTTATTAAACTTTTATACATAAACAGCAGTAATATAGCGTATTATTATAGAAAATTGCAAATTTTTAGTGTATTAAAGTCTAATTTATATATAAGTTTATTGATAAAAAATTATTTATTTACTAATATTTATATTTCGATAAACAATATTAATTTTATATGCTACTTCCTGAAATAACTTTAACTTTAACGGCACTTTTAAGCCAATTCTTTGCCGTAATGCTGCAAGGTAAAAATAGAATTGTTGCTAATATAACTATTTTACTTACCATATTAACAATTTTCATTATTCTAAAATATTCTTACTCTGAAAGTGTATTATACCTAGATTATGTAATGTTTACTACTAATGCAAATATTGCTAATTATAAGGCTATCATATTGATATTTACTATAATACCTATGATAATTTATCGAGATTATTCGGTGCGTAGCGGTGAGCAACTAAAATTTGAATTTATAACTTTGATATTATTATCTACAGTTGGGATTTTTGTGGCAATTTCAGCACAGAATTTTTTATTACTTTTCTGTGCTATGGAGCTTACTGCTCTAACTTCTTATATACTTGCTGGTTTTAAATTGAGCGATATTAAATCATCAGAGGGAGCATTAAAATATTTTATATTAGGCAGTTTAGTTAGCTGCTTATCATTATTCGGTATTTCTTTTATATATGGATTTGGCGGAAGCTTACAATTTTCAGATATATTTTATAAGCTAAATGATAGCTCTTCGGTAAATTTAGGTTTAGTAATTGGTGTAGTGCTATTTTTAAGCAGTATTTTCTTTAAGCTTTCAAGTGCCCCATTGCATTTCTGGGCACCAGATGTATATGAGGGATCGCCTATTGCTTCTGTTACTTATTTTACAGCGGCTTCAAAAATTGGAGCTGTTGCCATTTTATTAAATATCGAAAATTTAATTATTAAAAACTATCATCCTATTAGCTATAATCTGATAAAAATAATTGCTTTATTATCTATGATATTTGGTGCTCTTGGTGCTATTCGTCAAACTTCCTTAAAAAGATTAATGGCATATAGTACCATTCTAAATATCGGTTATGTATTAATCGGCGTATTGTTGCGTACTGAAGACGGCAATAAAGCTGCTATGCTCTATATGTTGATATATGCAGCAGCAAGTATAGGGTTCTTTACTTGCCTAATTATGTTACTCGGAAAACAGACAGATAAAGCTAATTTTGAAAGCATACAAGGAATTGCAGAAAATCATAAAGCTATAGCTGCTGCAATTTGTATAATTATGTTTTCTATGATAGGTATCCCTCCACTTGCTGGCTTCCTTGGAAAATATTATCTTTTTTACCAAGCAATTACCCAAGGAGAGTTTCTGCTTGCTTATTTTGGTATATTTACTAGCGTCATTGCAGCTTTTTACTATCTTAAAATAATTAAAACGATGTATTTTGCTGAAAAACCTAATCCAACAAAAATACCTATTTCCTACGGATTATTATTAATTAATTTTGTAGTAATAGGGTTTTTACTTTTCGGATCTTTCATTATTTCGTCTTAGGTTTAAATGAATTTAGATAGATATAAGCTATTTGTTTTTGATGAATTAGATAGCACAAACCTTGAAGCCATTAGAATAGCTAAAAGTAACAAACCTGATAGAGATTATATCATACTTGCTAAATCTCAAAATAAAGGACGTGGCAGAAGCGGTAAAAACTGGCAATCTACTTCCGGCAATTTACATGCTAGTTTACTAATTAAGCCAAATAAAGAGCTTGAATTACTACCACAATTGTCTTTCGTTACAGCCCTAGCGGTTTATGATAGTGTAAGCACTCTATGTCATTCCCGCGTAGGCGGGAATCCAGTAAAAAATCAAAGCCACTCTGATAAAGATTTATATAATAACTCTTCTAATATATTTCTGGATTCCCGCCTACGCGGGAATGACATAATACATCTCAAATGGCCAAATGATGTTCTAGTAGGTGGTAAAAAAATATCCGGTATACTTCTTGAATCGGTTAAAGTAGAAGATGCTTATTATCTTATTATAGGTGTTGGTATTAATATTACTTATCACCCAATAAATATCGACCAACCTACTACTAGCTTAGTAGCTGAAGAACTCCCCATTATCACCCCTCAAGCTTTACTTGAAATATTAATAGAAAATTTTGAAAAATATTATCAAATTTGGGAGAAAGAAGGCTTTTCATTTATTAGAGAAACATGGCTAAAACATGCTTATAAGTTACATAAAAATATTAGTGTTAAATATCAAAATGACATTGTTACAGGCACTTTTCAAGGTATCGATTCCATAGGTAGAATAATATTACAACTACCTTCCAAAAAAATACTCTCTTTTTCCACTGCCGAACTTTCCTTTTAGCAAAAATATTACTAAATTTAAATTATAAATTTAATTATTGTTAATTATTTTTCCGTCATTGCGAGAAGAAACTGCAAGTTTCAACGCAGCAATCTCATAAGGCAATATAACATTTCTGAGATTGCTTCGTCGCTGTGTCCCTCGCAAGGCATTGCCTGCGTGGATTAGTTATGTCATTCCCGCGGAAGCGGGAATCCAGAAAAATAAACATAAAAACAGCAAGTTTTTAAAATTAAAAGCTCGATGTTATCTCGCTTTACCCTAGATTCCCGCCTACGCGGGAATGACATTGCGAGCATTTTCTGATCCACGTAACAATGCCTCCTCGCAATAACAATAAAAGCTTAAGCCCTTTAATTAAAAAGTAATAACATATGCCTCAAAACAATAACCCTAATCTTATTTCACAAATATTTATGAATAAGGCTAACGATAACGAACAATTTAACAAAATAAAAAAACTGAACTTTAGCACAACTCCTAACATTGATGATATTAAAGAACTAAAAGCCATGTCATATAGCATAAATCATTAAGATACTGACAATTTAATAGTATTAAAAACAGCATCATAAAATGTTTCAAAATCTTCTACAACTTTCCTAATTTCATTTTTTATCTTAAACCAGTAATGCTCTATAGGATTTAAATCAGGAGAGTAAGTTGGTAAATACAATATGGTACAACCAACGGATTCAATGAACTCTTTAACTTTAGAATTTTTATGAAAATTAATGTTATCCATAATAACGGTTTGCCCAGGTTGTAATTCTGTAATTAATACATCCCTAATATAAGTTTTAAAGACCTCTGTATTACAATTACCTTCAAATATTACAGGAGCAATAAGATTACCATTACAAAGACCAGCTATCATACTTATTCTAAATTTATGTTGATACACCTTTTCTCCATAACACCTTTGTCCTATAATGCTCCATCCATACTCTTTGCAAGCATTATCCTCTATTCCAGATTCATCAAGATATACTAATTTGTCTTTTGTGATGGTTTGTATCTTTGCTATAAATTCATTTCTTAATTTAATATCTCTTTTCGGATGAAAATGAGTTTTTTTATAGCTATAGCCAAGTTTTCTGATTTGTCTTAAAATAGTTACAGATGCAATATTACCCCATTGCTTTGCTAACTCCTTTGATGTTTTATTCATATTAGCTTTAAAAAATTCCAAAACTTACGCTATGTTTGGTTCTAAATATCGTAAAGATGGAGAACGCAGCTGTTGTTGCATATAGTCATCTAAAAGCCCTAACTTTATTTGGTAAACCGTTTTACCGATTGTATTTGCAGTCCTTTTGAGAAATGCCCAAACTAAAAATGCCCAACTAATATGATTACGTTGAATACGCTGTTTCCTGCATTGACAACGTTCTATCCCAGTAAGTTGCTTAATTTCTCTGTGCATGCTCTCAATTACCCATCGAAAGCCACACTCATCTTGTGCAGCTTTAGAAGATTTTTGAGTTTTGTTATTGGTAACAACATACTCAACTCTATTGGTAGAAACAGTAAATTTAAACAAATTAACATGCTTATTTTTAGCAAAGCCTTTTATATGAATCTCTACTCCATGCCTGATCTCTTCATCTGAAAATGTCAACTCTTTTACAGCTTTATAAGGTTTAGAATCGTGCGTTTTACTAACGTTTCTATTGGCTTTAATAGGGGCATAATAATATTTCCCCAGAGAGTCAACATGTTGCATAATTTTGTGTGTAGAATACCATGTGTCAAAAAGTACTGTTTGAAAAGGAATCTTCTTGCTATAAACAGCATTATTTAACATGTTTAATAGGTGTTCTAGTTTTGTTGCTCCATCATGATCAGGTGCAAAAATTCGATAATCTATTACCCAAAACTTATTAATATCAGGGTTATAATATACCAGACTCACTACTCCTATACCTTTAGTAACTCTACCTGTAGCTCCACTGTACTGCGATCTTGCAATTTCTATTTGCTTCATATTCCTTTTATTTAAAACCGTATCATCAAATATTGTATATCCATTAGATGAAAAAAATAACATCATTCTTGATGTGTTCCCATAACAAAGAAGGTGTATATTTTTCATTCCTTAAAAATCTATTAATAACATCATGACTACATTTCTTTGCATGTTCAGCGTAGTAGGTTAAACTATAATTCTTTTGGCTAACTATTAAAAATTGACAATAATCTGTCCTATTAATTGGTATTGCTTGCAACTTTATCCTCTTTGACATGTTTAATTATTTTTACAATAATTTATCACTTTTTTACTCATAGCGTAAGTTTTGAAGAGTCAAAAGATTATTTTAGTGCTGAATAACTCCAAGAGAGCTAAAACAGTTACCACTGGGTTTTTCAAAAAGATCAAAACGCTGCCAAGTAGTGTTAGAAAGACTATTACTATGGATAATGGCAAAGAGTTTGTAGGGCATCTTGCTTATAGACTATCTGGGTTTCAAACTTTCTTTTGTGATCCATACCACCCTAGACAAAAAGCACTAGTGGAGAAAATGAATTCTATGATTCATAGAATTTTACCTAAAAATACAGATATTACAACCGTTACACAAAGAGGTCTTGACAATATTGCTGAGATTTTAAATAACATGCCAAGAAAGATTTTTGGTTATAAAACCCCTAATGAAATTTGGGCAGAAAATTTATAGGTTTTGTTCTACTTAGTCCTTGAATTTTCAGGTCGCCGGATGCTATAGCCGGAAAGTTAAAACTAGACAAAAATACAGCTTTGTGTATCAGTATAGAAAGTATATATAGATTTGTTTACACTTCTGCAGTAGCAGCTAAATTAAAGTTATATAGCTATTTACCTTCTAAAAGATATAAAAGGCAAGAAAGAGGGAAGAGGCGTCAAAGGATCATTATACCACAAAGGATCTCAATACATCAGCGTGATGCAATAGCTACGAAAAAGGTAGAAGTAGGGCATTTTGAGGCAGATCTTACATTTCATAAAGGTAATCAAAGTATGAATATTGGTGCACTGGTGGATAAAAAGAGTCAAAAGATTATTTTAGTGCTGAATAACTCCAAGAGAGCTACAACAGTTACCAATGGTTTTTTAAGAAAGATAAAAACTCTTCCAAATAGTGTGAGAAAGACTATTACTATGGATAATGGCAAAGAGTTTGTGGGGCATGTTGCCTATAGACTATCTGGGTTTCAAACTTTCTTTTGTGATCCATACCGCCCTAGACAAAAAGCATTAATGGAAAAAATGAATTCTATGATTCATAGAATTTTACCTAAAAATACAGATATTACTACCGTTACACAAAGAGGTCTTGACAATGTTGCTGAGATTTTAAATAACATGCCAAGAAAGATTTTTGGTTATAAAACCCCCAATGAAATTTGGGCAGAAAATTTATAGGTTTTGTTCTACTTAGTCCTTGAATTTTCATAGAAACTTATTTTAAAGCCATAATATATTTTCAAGGAGCTATGCTTTTAGGAAGTAAAGATGCTTGTGCATTTGAATGCATTTTATAACAGAAATCATTTAGGAATCGACAATCAATATGCAAGTAATTTAACAAAAATGCTGAGTACTATAACAAAATATACGGATCATATAAATAGGACAAATTCCATATATTTAAAGAATTTTGGAATAACCAGTGATTCTGATCTTAAAGAGCTAGCTTTTATAGAAACAGGAATAATTAATATTGCATCCAAAAGCTGGGATAAAATCCCTGTTCCTGAGTACTTAATTCTTGCTAATATACAACCATTATAAGAGATTTTAATAATCCTTTACCTCCTGAAGGTCACTTAATTACTAATATAAGCGTTTTTGATGGTAGGGAGGAAGTATTTAAAAAAATAGAACGGAAGAAGAAGAAAAAGAGCAAAAGCTATTAAGTTCATTCACTATATTAAATCTCTTTTGGGTATATTCCCCGCCGCTTGCGGCGTAATATGGCGGAATGAGCAAATATATACATAAAAGTCATAATGTTACGGTACTGCTGTATCACATGGTATTTCCAGCAAAATATTGCCGAGCAGTGTTTGACGTATCAGTTGATCAAGTATTACGAGAAATATGTTTAGAGATAGAAAAGAGATATCAAATAAAATTTTTAGAAATAGGGGTTGATGAAGATCATGTCCATTTTTTGGTACAATCTGTACCAACCTATAGCGTAACAAAAATAGTAACAACAATTAAAAGTGTTACAGCTCGTCAAATATTTAGACAGTGTCCACAGGTAAAGAAACAATTATGGGGTGGAGAATTTTGGACTGATGGATATTTTACGAGTACGGTAGGTAAGCATGGAAATGAGAATATGATAGGAAAATACGTAAAAAACCAAGGCAAGGAATATCAGAAACTGCATGAGGATCATCAGCTAGCTTTCTTCTAAAATACCCCGCTGCTTGCGGCGGGGATTACTTTTATTAACGATACTGCTTCTGGGGTAGTGAAAAAACAAATATTTAATGACAAATCAACAAAATTAATGGGAGAAAATCTAGACTTACTAGATGGTGCAGTACTTTGCACTATATCTTAAAAAAGGAATGAAAACGATGAAAGAAAAATTACCTCATCTTTACGAAATAATAAAAAAGGCATTAAGCGATTATGATGAATATATTGAAATACCTCTTAGAACATCAAAGGATTTAGAAATAACACAACATAATGAAGCAGTTCTAATTGAGAAGATTAAAAGAAATATTCGTTTATGGCGAAGCAAAAGCAGCTTGGTATAGCTTAATGCGATAAGGTAGTGATTTTTTAAGAGCATAGTAAACAGCATCAAAAAAGTGCTCAAAATTAGAAATAGTTTTTCTTATTTCATTCTTGATTTTAAACCAGTAATGCTCAATAGGATTTAAGTCAGGAGA carries:
- a CDS encoding KpsF/GutQ family sugar-phosphate isomerase, which encodes MNPINNYQNIAKRVISSEASALKKLSEYIPEDFNRIVEFLLSFKGRVVLTGIGKSGYIAKKIAASFSSTGMPAFYIHPAEASHGDLGMITKDDLVIMLSNSGETKELFNIIKYCKDFSVKIAAMTMNKNSTLAANSDFLLIVPEYSEASIIGAPTVSSLIMLSLGDALMTVIHEVKGFTKDDFKSYHPGGSIGANLTEIKHLMRSGDQIPLVYEDTPFAETIIVMNKKRLGCTLVIGKTENLVGIITDGDLRRHINDQIHLKTASDIMTKNPVYISSAIFAKEVLDLMKAKNITNLPIVDNNIIIGITHIHDLLRAGVN
- the lptC gene encoding LPS export ABC transporter periplasmic protein LptC, whose amino-acid sequence is MPSSYKRRKKFWKFTNFLIILGILYAGYILVKSSYPIEENNTNIVEKASEKNLDLKYNIILKDSIFEGVDKNLNSYLVKAEQAIKDSDNKYKLDIINGTYNVNQNQSVTVYAKEGFLNEESHILDLKNDVKFYFEDMIFDTNNARINLINKSIISNSPATLFHKNSTITSDSFNTQDDNNIIIFKGNVYTTIDLSNY
- a CDS encoding LptA/OstA family protein, whose translation is MSTQLLIYRIIKLVIFFTISISTYADDKEVSNLHITSDTLIINRVKQKAEYLGNVVVYFDNAILRTEELYIFYKTIDNKQTIDYIVVPTKLSVEKKINNELLLADSGKYFLDNKQLILLGNVVLERNNNILKTNKLIYYVDIINKNSKKIN
- the lptB gene encoding LPS export ABC transporter ATP-binding protein; amino-acid sequence: MDSLQVKNISKSYKKRTILSDISLNVKQGEIVGLFGPNGAGKTTCFNIIIGLMKADSGQLLLNDINITNLPIYLRARLGIGYLLQEPSIFRGLSVEDNIKAIIEISENDKEIIEQKTHNLLEKFSIIHLKDLSAASLSGGERRRLEIARSLAIEPKFIMLDEPLAGIDPLAISDIKNLITYLREFNIGILITDHNVRDTLDIVDRAYVIFEGKVLLEGSSKEIANSKKVKEVYLGESFSL
- the miaA gene encoding tRNA (adenosine(37)-N6)-dimethylallyltransferase MiaA, which gives rise to MQKKEIIILCGPTASGKSYLGHTLAKAYGGEIINIDSMQVYKEILIITASPPESYKSEVPYHLYNFLSITEDFSVVKYLKLAAEKINQVTASGKLPILIGGTGLYINSLVFGYNNIPDISDDLRQQVRKLHNEIGNIELHNSLTKLDPLASSKINQSDTQRLIRAYEVVLQTGKSIFSFQTLPKEQILSEFNFKIIFLNPERKFLYKICDERLANIFKYGAIDEIALMKKQFNPDYLNLKAVGIKEILAYLENKLTLGEALNLAQTRTRRYAKRQITWFKHQIKEKITLDYSNEEEFLQVTRKLSILINLPNSNK
- a CDS encoding DUF1189 family protein, which codes for MYLLSYILGGLNTLLRQLRLSISSIEFYKDVYQKYHGYGIRYLFIVSFIPAIIYCIFILNYLITLKDSFNGTKQTKTTDNIEYIINQLPEMQYANSRISVKDEEPIYLYNKNNDKVAVIDTKNQVSIREKSKIPFVIEADKLTINFAIDNTKKSFPRTINYSSLFDQSQITLTPEIIKKYFADNLMHLPNLFIYLGMPAIILFWFVTFFLERSIIILLVCVTFKLLFNKVSVQDATRLVMFSSGVPILLQPVVPFVPVLGIILQILQIFTTGLLFIAIWQINKNRKFSSYL
- the nuoN gene encoding NADH-quinone oxidoreductase subunit NuoN — its product is MLLPEITLTLTALLSQFFAVMLQGKNRIVANITILLTILTIFIILKYSYSESVLYLDYVMFTTNANIANYKAIILIFTIIPMIIYRDYSVRSGEQLKFEFITLILLSTVGIFVAISAQNFLLLFCAMELTALTSYILAGFKLSDIKSSEGALKYFILGSLVSCLSLFGISFIYGFGGSLQFSDIFYKLNDSSSVNLGLVIGVVLFLSSIFFKLSSAPLHFWAPDVYEGSPIASVTYFTAASKIGAVAILLNIENLIIKNYHPISYNLIKIIALLSMIFGALGAIRQTSLKRLMAYSTILNIGYVLIGVLLRTEDGNKAAMLYMLIYAAASIGFFTCLIMLLGKQTDKANFESIQGIAENHKAIAAAICIIMFSMIGIPPLAGFLGKYYLFYQAITQGEFLLAYFGIFTSVIAAFYYLKIIKTMYFAEKPNPTKIPISYGLLLINFVVIGFLLFGSFIISS
- a CDS encoding biotin--[acetyl-CoA-carboxylase] ligase, whose translation is MNLDRYKLFVFDELDSTNLEAIRIAKSNKPDRDYIILAKSQNKGRGRSGKNWQSTSGNLHASLLIKPNKELELLPQLSFVTALAVYDSVSTLCHSRVGGNPVKNQSHSDKDLYNNSSNIFLDSRLRGNDIIHLKWPNDVLVGGKKISGILLESVKVEDAYYLIIGVGINITYHPINIDQPTTSLVAEELPIITPQALLEILIENFEKYYQIWEKEGFSFIRETWLKHAYKLHKNISVKYQNDIVTGTFQGIDSIGRIILQLPSKKILSFSTAELSF